The following coding sequences are from one Salvia hispanica cultivar TCC Black 2014 chromosome 3, UniMelb_Shisp_WGS_1.0, whole genome shotgun sequence window:
- the LOC125209510 gene encoding G-type lectin S-receptor-like serine/threonine-protein kinase At4g27290: protein MDQQLFTKLLFCFLTIFKLCIAAQSDHTLSPNQTLVDGQLLISSSKIFELGFSSPANNTRRFLVIRYRNTPDVFVWLANRETPLTGRQGRLTLTNNGSLILTSPHLTTTLWIPSSDATVSSPTLQLLDSGNLVLTGDKQGTYLWQSFDYPCNTRLPGMTMTVDRAKYLTSWRSSNDPFPGEYSYGISNEGLSQIVVAKGKKKTYRTVFWNNEFVGFPNLGERAWMTEATSRKGRLVSVTNPIDDPGITRITLNPGGMVERFMMNERRDGWTSMLASPRDSCEVYGKCGGNGICKVYMTPICECLKGFRPRAETE, encoded by the coding sequence ATGGATCAGCAACTCTTCACAAAACTGCTCTTCTGTTTCCTCACCATATTCAAACTCTGCATTGCTGCACAATCTGATCACACACTCTCTCCAAACCAAACTCTTGTCGATGGTCAGCTTTTAATCTCTTCCTCCAAAATATTCGAGCTCGGATTCTCTTCTCCAGCCAACAACACCCGAAGATTCCTCGTAATCCGCTACCGGAACACCCCGGACGTGTTCGTGTGGCTCGCCAACCGAGAAACACCGCTCACTGGCCGACAAGGACGCCTCACTCTAACCAACAACGGAAGCCTAATCCTCACTTCACCACACCTCACAACAACCTTATGGATTCCGAGTTCTGATGCTACTGTATCATCTCCAACTCTCCAGCTTCTGGACTCTGGCAACCTCGTCCTCACAGGGGACAAACAGGGGACTTATCTATGGCAGAGCTTCGACTACCCGTGCAACACGCGCCTGCCTGGCATGACGATGACTGTCGATCGCGCTAAATATCTGACGTCGTGGAGAAGTTCTAACGATCCGTTTCCTGGTGAGTACAGTTACGGGATCAGCAACGAGGGATTGTCTCAAATCGTCGTCGCtaaggggaagaagaagacatACAGAACCGTGTTTTGGAATAACGAATTCGTCGGTTTTCCGAATTTAGGAGAGAGGGCTTGGATGACCGAGGCAACGTCGAGGAAGGGGAGATTGGTCTCGGTGACTAATCCCATTGACGATCCAGGGATCACGAGGATCACGTTGAATCCAGGGGGCATGGTCGAGCGATTCATGATGAATGAGAGGAGAGATGGCTGGACCTCCATGCTTGCTTCCCCGCGGGATTCGTGTGAGGTCTATGGGAAGTGTGGTGGCAACGGTATCTGCAAGGTCTACATGACCCCGATATGTGAGTGTCTGAAGGGATTCAGGCCGAGGGCCGAGACGGAGTGA